The Hymenobacter sp. DG01 sequence TTCGTAATTAATGGCCCCAATGCCGTAGTCAGGCGTGCGGTTGTCGCGCAGGTAGTCGCCCTCCAGAATCAGGGTTGTTTTGGGCGTGAGGTTGAACAGCAGGGAGGGGTTCACATACACCCGGTCCGATTTCACCTCGTCGCGGAAGCTGTTGCCCTGCTCATAGGTACCGTTCAGGCGGAAGGCCACGTTTTCGCTTTTGCCCACGGCCCCGTACACGTCCACCATCGGCTTCCAGAACCCGAAGCTGCCTACGCGCAGCCCTACCGAGCCGCCGCGCTCAAACTGCGGCTTCTTGGTGACCAGGTTCAGCACCCCCCCGGCGGCCACGTTGCCGTACAGGATAGCCGCGCTGCCCTTCAGCACTTCCATGCGCTCCAGGGAGCTGGCCTCGGGCATTACGCCGTTGTTGAAGCGCACCCCGTTCTTGAAGGTGTTGTTGCTGCCGTAGGCAAAGCCCCGGCTGCCCAGCTCTTCCTGAGTGCCGCCGGTGGTGCTGGTCACGTACAGGCCGCTCACGTTCACAAGGGCGTCGGAGAGGCGCAGTACCTGCTGCTGCTCCAGCACCTGGCGCTCCACCGTCACGGCGCTCTGGGGCAGGTCCAGGGAGGCTACGGGTAGCTTGCTCACGCTGGTGGGGCGCTCGTTGAGGCTGCGATTGCCGGTTACGGTCACCTCATTGAGCTGCTGACTGCTCTGGGTCAGCCCGAAGGCGGGCAGAGTGGTGGTTTCGCCGGCCGTAATGGTTACGGTCAGCTCCTGGGAAGTATAGCCTAGGCTGCTCACGACCAGCTGGTAAGAGCCCGCCGGTGCCGAGAAGCGGAAAGTACCCTCAGCGTTGGTCATGGAGCCGAAGGAAGTGCCTTTCAGAGCCACCGTCACGCCTTCTACTGGCAGTCCTTTCTCATCTTTTACTACTCCGGCCAAACGGCCCCGCTGGGCGGTTTCGTCGTCGGCGCGTTTGGTAGCTGCCGGGCCGTTGCCCTCGCTGAGCGGGGTAGCAATGCTGGTCAGAGGAAGGGAAAGAAGCAGTAGCAGGGGGAGAGGTCGGGCCATTGGAGCTAGGGCGAGCTTGTTTAGAACGATTTAAAACAATGCAAAGCTCGGCTCTATTTAGATAGATTCAAAACAGTTCTTTAGAAAAGTTCTACACTAGGAAATAAGGCTCAAAAATACAGGTAAATAGATAGCGAGAAACCCAACGCAGGCCTGAGCTCACGTTGGGTTTACGGTATTTATTTAAGGAATAGACAGGCTTACTAGCCCACCAAGGCAGTATGCGAAGTTGCTACCCCCACCGGGAGGGCAAAGGCATCGGCTAGCAATTCATAAGAGTGCAGCCGGTCGTCGAAGTCGTGGGTGATGGTGACGGCCACTACCTCGTCCACAGCGTAGTCGGCGGCCAGGGCCGTGAGGTCGGCCTTTACCTTGTCGGGCGTGCCGCAGATAATACGCTGGTGATGGTAGGCCAGGCGGTGCAGCAAATCGGCGGAGAGGTTTTTCAGGTTTACTTTCTCCACGGCATCAATGGGGGAGTAGTTGCCGGTTTCCAGCTTCAGCATCTGCAGGGCAAGGTTGTCGGCCAGGGCCTGGGCGTGGCCAGCCGTATCAGCGCACACCACAAAAATGGCCACGTTGGCCTGGGGCGCGGCCAACTCGGCCGAGGGCTTAAACCGGTCGCGGTACAGCTTCATCAGCTTGGGGCCGCTGTTGGGGTTGATGAAGTGGGCAAACGAGAAGGCTGCGCCCGCTTCGGCCGCAAACAGGCCGCTTTGCCCGCTGGAGCTGAGCAGCCAGAGCTCGGGCTGGGTATCGGCGAAGGGCGCTGCCTTTACGGTGGCGTGAATGGTATCGGCTACTACCTCGTCGCGAAGGTAAGCCCGCAGGTCCATGAGCTGCTCGGCGAAATCCTCGTCGCTGAAGGTATTGTGGGGGTTTAAGGCGTGAGCCGTGATGCGGTCGGAGCCCGGGGCGCGCCCAATGCCCAGGTCGATGCGGCCGGGATATAGGGTTTCAAGCAGGCGAAAGTTCTCGGCCACCTTCAGGGCCGAATAGTGGGGTAGCATCACCCCGCCCGAGCCCAGCCGGATGCGGGAAGTTTCGGCGCCGAGGCGGGCCAGCAGTACTTCCGGGGCCGAGCCGGCCAGCGTGTTTGTATTGTGGTGCTCCGACACCCAGAAGCGGGTAAAGCCCAGCCGATCCGTGAGGCGGGCCAGCTCCAGGGTATGCTGCAGGGCCTCGCGCGGGGTGCGGCCCACCGGCACCGGCGACTGATCCAATACGCTGAGACGAATATTCAAAGGAGTTTCCATGGCAGAAGAATGAATAGCTACCATAACCACGGCCTGGCCGCGGAAGTTTGCTTTCTACTGGCTAGTGGAAACCGCTGCCCTGGCAGCCCGGCTACTCCACTGCGGGCGGAGGCGCGTCGGTGTTGCTCTTGCGCAGGGGCAGCTCCGGCACGAACAGCGTCATTAGCAAGCCCCCAACTACCAGGCAGATATTGAACAGATATACCCGGGAAATAGCCTGGGAAAACACGGCTTTGGCCGAAGCTGAGGCAGGAGCCGTAACGCTGGCCGCAGGCCCCTCGGCTACCATTGCCACCGGAATAGCTGGCCCCGTGCCGGTGCGGGGCAGGCCCTGGCTCAGGGTAGTAGCCAGAATAACGCCCAGAATAGACGCCGTGATGGCACCGCCAATCTGCCGGAAAAACTGACTGGCCGAGGTGGCCTGCCCCAGGAGTTGCGGCTCGATGGCATTCTGGATAGCCAGGGTGTAGAGCGGCATAGTAGGGCCCAGCCCAAGGCCGCTGAGCAGCAAATACCCTAGCACCTGCCCGTAGCTGACCGTCACGGGCATGGTCGCCAGCAGTGACAAGCCACCCAGCAATACCACCAGTCCACCCAGCATCCAGCGCTTGTAGTGCCCGAAGCGCGACACCATCTGCCCCGCCAGCAGGGAGCCCATCACAACGCCCATGGAGAGCGGAATCAGGCTTACGCCGGCCTTGGTGGCTGATACGCCCAGCACGTTCACCATAAACAGGGGCTCAAAAATGATGATGCCCAGAAAGGCCCCGCCCAGCAGAAACAGCGCCCCATTGGCCGTGCGAAACACCTGGTTCCGAAACAGGCTGAAATCCAGAATCGGGTTTTCGTGGTGGAGGCTGCGGCGTACGAACAAAGCCAGCGCCGCGGCTGATACCGCCAGCATCCCGAGCGTGACGGGCGAGGTCCAGCCGTAGGTGGCCTTATCGAGCTGCAGGGCTACTACCAGCGGCACCAGCCCCAGCATCAGCAGACCGGCGGCGAGGTAGTCGAGTGGTTTGGGGGTAGCAGCCGGGCGTAGGGCCGGCATCTGGGTCAGGATAAACCACAGAGCCACCAGGCCCAGGGGCAGGTTCACGTAGAACACCAGTCGCCAGCCAGCTACCCCCGGAATCAGGTTGGAGCCATGGTCGGTAAGGAAGCCGCCCAGCAGCGGCCCTAGCACCGACGAGGTGCCGAACACGGCCCCGGTAAAGCCCTGGTAGCGGCCCCGCTCGGCGGGCGGAAACAAATCGGCAATAATGATGAAGGCCATGGCAAACAGGCCCGCGCCGCCTAAGCCCTGCACCGCCCGGAAAATTACCAGCTGGTTCATTCCGTCGCCGAGCAGGGGTAGGGGGCCAAACTCGCCGGCCAGCCCGCACAGCATAGAGCCCAGCAGGAAAACACTCACCGCCCCGATTTCAATCTTGCGTCGCGAATAGGTGTCGGCCAGCTTGCCGTAGATGGGCACCAGCGCCGTACTGGCTACCAGATAGGCCGTGGCTACCCACGTAAAGCGGTCCAGCCCGTTCAAATCGGCCACAATGCGGGGCAGCGCCGTACTGACGATGGTTTGGTCGAGGGAGCCCAGGAACATCGCCAGCAGCACGCCGGCAAACGTGAGCATCTTTTGCCGGTGCGTCAGGTTTTCGGTCATAAGGAAGGAGGTAAGCCTTCCTGTACGGCCCCGCCTCGCCGCAAGATGCCCGAAAGAATAAGGACAAGAGCTTACCGTTGGGCTAGCAACTACGGTAATGGCGGCACTACCTTCGCGGCCGCATGATTTCTACCCTCACCCTCGCCCTACTCTGTGTATTTGCCTTTTTGGCTGGTTTGGTTGATGCCATTGTGGGCGGCGGCGGCCTGATTCAGCTGCCGGCCATGCTGGTGCTGCTCAAGGATGCCGGTACGCCGGTGCCTACCATCCTCGGAACCGGTAAGGTATCTTCCCTGATGGGTACAGCCGCCGCCCTGCGCCGCTACGCCGGGCAGGTGCCCATTCAGTGGCGGGCCGTGGGCACGGCGGCGGCGGTGGCGGGGCTGTTCTCGTTTCTGGGGGCGCGGGTGGTGAGCCTGCTGCCCCAGGAGCTGCTGCCGCCGCTGGTGTTGGGGCTGCTGGTAGTTATTGCCATCTACACCTTCTGGCGCAAAGATTTCGGTTCCATTCACGCCCCGCGCTTACCCAAAAGCCGGGAGGCACTATATGGCGGACTGGTTGGGCTGATTATCGGGTTTTACGACGGGTTTTTCGGGCCAGGCACGGGGTCTTTTCTGCTGTTTGCCTTCGTTGGCCTCTTTGGCTACGATTTCATCACCGCCTCCGCCTCGGCCAAGCTGGTGAACGTAGCAACCAACCTGGCGGCCCTGGCTTATTTCGCTTATACCGGCCAGATCCTATGGGGCGTTGCCATTCCAATGGCCGTGAGCAACATCATCGGCTCGACGCTGGGCGCCCACCTGGCCCTGCGCCACGGTACCGGCTTCGTGCGCATCCTCTTTCTGGTCGTTGTCGGGGCCTTCATTATCAAGCTCAGCCTGCAGGTATTTGGTTGATGAAAGCTAAAGTGCTGTCCTAGCTAGCGGAGCGAAGCCATCCGTCCTCTCCCTGTGACAAGCCTAATAACGTGACAAGCCCTTGACGCTACCATACGTCAAGGGCTTGTCACATTTCAAGGGGTAGGGAGTTGGTCAGGAAGGATGACTTAGCGCTGCTCGCCATGACAACGCACTCATTCATTCACCCTCTCGTTCACCACCTACTCCTCGTAGCGGCTGGGGAGGCCGGGGGCGGCGTTGCCCTGGGCACCCTGGCCGCTGGGTACGCCCATTTTTTCTTCGCGCTTGCGCTGGTACTTATCGAACTGCTGGGGCGTGAGGGCTTCCTTGAGCATCGCCATGCGCGACTGCCCGATGTCGTCAATGACGCCAGCCATCTTGCGCACATCCTGGCGGTAGGTTTGGCGGGCTGTTTCCACCCCACGTACGCTAATCAGGTTGATCTGACGCACCTTTTCTACCTGCTGCGGATTCAGGCCCAGGGCCTTCTGCATATTGTCGGTGAGGGCGTTGGCGCGGGCTTCCACCTGAGCCGGGTTGGGAGCTGCCGGGCGGGTAGGGGCCGCCGTGGCCGCGGGCTTAGGCTTAGGCTTGGCGGCGGGGGTAGTCTGGGCGAATAAGGCCGCGGGGGCGGCCAGCAGCAGGGCCGCGAAAAGGGTAGTCTTCATGTGGGGAAGCAGAAAAATCGGGGGCGCCTATAAGAGAGGCGCGGGGCTTTTCAACTGTAAAGATGATGCCAGATTATGAATCTGTTTGCCCGACAACGCAGAAAAGGTCTGGTGTATTCCGTAGGGTAGCAAAAAACTCATATTGTCGGGGCGCAACCTTTCCGGCCGGGTTTGCATACACCTCAGGGAGCCGTCCGTCCGGTTCGCCCCACTTCCTACCCGCCTATGAAACCCGAAACCCGAAATACGCTCCTGGTCGCCGCTGGCGCCGTGGGCCTGCTGGCCGCTACCCTCTACTCCAACCGCCGTGGCAGCTACGACCTCTCAGGCCGCGTGGTGCTGATTACGGGCGGCTCGCGTGGCCTGGGCCTCATTCTGGCCCGGCAGGCTGTGGCGGAAGGTGCCAAAGTAGCCATCTGCGCCCGCGACGCCGACGAGCTGGAGCGGACCCGCCAGGAGCTAACCCAGGATGGCGCCGAAGTGCTGGCCCTGGTCCGCGACCTGACCAACGCCGAAGAAGTGCAGACCCTGGTAGCCGAAGTGGAGCACCTGCTGGGCAGCATCGACGTGCTGGTAAACAACGCCGGCATCATCACGGCCGGCCCCCTCGACAACATCGAGCTGCGCGACTACCAGGATTCCATGGATACCCATTTCTGGGCCCCGCTTCATGCCATGCAGGCCGTGCTGCCGGGTATGCGCCGCCGGGGCGAGGGACGCATTGTAAATATTGCCTCCGTGGGCGGCAAAGTGCCCGTGCCCCATTTAGCGCCCTACTGCGCCAGCAAGTTTGCCCTGGTGGGCCTTTCGGAAAGCTACCGCGCCGAGCTGCTGCAGTATGGTATTCAGGTAACTACCGTCTGTCCCGGCCTGATGCGCACCGGCAGCGCCCGCCACGCCATTGTGAAGGGCCAGCATAAAAAGGAGTACGCCGCCTTCATCATTGCCGACTCCCTGCCTATGCTGTCCATGGATGCCGACCGCGCCGGCCGCGAAATCTGGAATGCCTGCCGCCGCGGCGACGCCGAAGTGATTCTGAGCGTGCCGGCCAAAGTGCTTTCCACCCTACACGGACTCTTCCCCGGTACCACCGCCGATGTGCTGAGCTGGGTGAACCGCGCCCTGCCGGCCCCCGGCGGCCCCCTCGGCGACGAGCGGCGCTGGGGCTACGAAAGCGAGTCGGAAGCCAGCCGCTCCTGGCTCACCGGCCTCACACGCAAGGCTGAAAAGCAGAACAACGAGCGGTGATTCGGTTGCCAGGGGTGAGTTGCCGATTGACCGAAGTGGCCTGCTGAGCAGCGAAGCACTTCGGCAGAAAAAGCTCTTTGCATATTCTAAAACGTCATTCCGAGCATATGGCGCATCAAGCCAGGGTCCGAGGAATCTTGCGTGCTGATGTTGCCAAAGTATCTGTCATGTCGAGCTTGTGGAGACATCTCGCGTGCTGATGTTGGGGTAGTAATCAACATCAGCACGCGAGATGTCTCCACAAGTTCGACATGACGTTTATTCGTTTTTAATATTCTCTAAACAGCTAGCCAACTCTAACTATATTTCATTTGAGTGCAGGCTGACACGTCTTTGGCAGCAGTGCGTTTTGCGTATCATTGCCACCAGCAACTGGTAACCCATAACTCCTTTGTCCTACCCTGTTCACCTCACGTTAGGGCCGCTTATTATACCCATCCATCTGCTGCTGGAGGTGCTGGCATATTCGGTGGGCTACCGCTTCTACCAGCACCTGCGCACCCGCTTCCCCGACCCGATATCCGACGAAAACCGCCTCTGGATTTTCATCGGCTGCGCGACTGGCGCCCTGCTCGGTTCCCGGGTGCTAGGTCTGCTGGAACACCCGGAACTGCTGCTGCACCCGCCCGGTGGTTGGTTGTACTACTTCACCAATAAAACCATCGTCGGGGGCCTGCTGGGTGGCCTGGTAGGGGTAGAGCTAACCAAAAAACGCCTCGGCGTAACAACCTCCAGCGGCGACCTGATGGTGTACCCAATTCTGCTCGCTATGTGCATTGGCCGGCTGGGCTGCCACCTCTCGGGCCTCGAAGACGGCACCTACGGCACGGCCACTACCTTGCCCTGGGGTTTCAACTTCGGCGACGGGGTAGCGCGCCACCCCACCAACCTCTACGAAATCGGGTGGCTGCTGCTCACGGCGGCCGGCTTGTGGCTCGCGGAGCGCCACGGGCCGCTCCCGAACGGCTGGCGCTTCCGGTTTTTCCTGGCCGGCTATCTGCTATTCCGGCTGCTGGTGGAGTTTCTAAAACCTACGACCGCCCCGGCCGGCTGGGGCCTCACCGCCATTCAGTGGGCCTGCGTGGCAGGGTTGGGATATTATGTGTGGTTGTTCGGGTGGGAGAAAGCACGCACAACGTTTCTAAATTTACTGCCTTCTAATTAGCCTCATCATGGATAGAACTGATCTAGCTGTTTATATATTAGAAAAGTATAAGTCCGGGCAACGCTATTTCGAGAATTTAGACATAATGAACGAAAGTTTAGAGGGACAAAATCTTGATGGAATAACTTTTGAAAATTGCTCTTTATACGTCAGTTTTCGGAAAGCTAATTTGACCAATGCTCAGTTTATAAACGGTGGTATTAAAACCTGTGATTTCAGAGAGGCGAATTTGACTGGCGCTCGTTTTGAAAACGTATGTATTGAAAATGCACAATTTGCACGAGCAATTACTATTGGGACTTACTTCAATAATAATTCTTGCTATAGCCAAGAGGTGACACAGCAACATTGGGAAGAGTGGATTAAAGATTATGAGGAATAGAATGACAATTTGCTGCTCATAGAAATTAAGTTAGACTTATAGTGCTTTCCTTTCCACCATGCCCGAACGGCCCTATACCTACTACGACTTCACCCTGAGTTTGTGCCCGCACTGCCTGCGGCGCGTGGAGGCCAAGATTGTGTTTGAAGATGGCGGCGTGTACATGCTCAAGCGCTGCCCCAGCCACGGCCGCCAAAAAGTGCTCATTGCCACCGACGTTGAGTACTACAAGAGCATCCGCAACTACGTGAAGCCCAGCGAAACGCCGCGCCGCTTCAACACCGCCACGCACTACGGCTGCCCCTACGACTGCGGCCTCTGCGCCGACCACGAGCAGCACAGCTGCCTCACCGTCATCGAAATAACCGACCGCTGCAACCTCACCTG is a genomic window containing:
- a CDS encoding MDR family MFS transporter, which translates into the protein MTENLTHRQKMLTFAGVLLAMFLGSLDQTIVSTALPRIVADLNGLDRFTWVATAYLVASTALVPIYGKLADTYSRRKIEIGAVSVFLLGSMLCGLAGEFGPLPLLGDGMNQLVIFRAVQGLGGAGLFAMAFIIIADLFPPAERGRYQGFTGAVFGTSSVLGPLLGGFLTDHGSNLIPGVAGWRLVFYVNLPLGLVALWFILTQMPALRPAATPKPLDYLAAGLLMLGLVPLVVALQLDKATYGWTSPVTLGMLAVSAAALALFVRRSLHHENPILDFSLFRNQVFRTANGALFLLGGAFLGIIIFEPLFMVNVLGVSATKAGVSLIPLSMGVVMGSLLAGQMVSRFGHYKRWMLGGLVVLLGGLSLLATMPVTVSYGQVLGYLLLSGLGLGPTMPLYTLAIQNAIEPQLLGQATSASQFFRQIGGAITASILGVILATTLSQGLPRTGTGPAIPVAMVAEGPAASVTAPASASAKAVFSQAISRVYLFNICLVVGGLLMTLFVPELPLRKSNTDAPPPAVE
- a CDS encoding TSUP family transporter, whose translation is MISTLTLALLCVFAFLAGLVDAIVGGGGLIQLPAMLVLLKDAGTPVPTILGTGKVSSLMGTAAALRRYAGQVPIQWRAVGTAAAVAGLFSFLGARVVSLLPQELLPPLVLGLLVVIAIYTFWRKDFGSIHAPRLPKSREALYGGLVGLIIGFYDGFFGPGTGSFLLFAFVGLFGYDFITASASAKLVNVATNLAALAYFAYTGQILWGVAIPMAVSNIIGSTLGAHLALRHGTGFVRILFLVVVGAFIIKLSLQVFG
- a CDS encoding SDR family oxidoreductase — translated: MKPETRNTLLVAAGAVGLLAATLYSNRRGSYDLSGRVVLITGGSRGLGLILARQAVAEGAKVAICARDADELERTRQELTQDGAEVLALVRDLTNAEEVQTLVAEVEHLLGSIDVLVNNAGIITAGPLDNIELRDYQDSMDTHFWAPLHAMQAVLPGMRRRGEGRIVNIASVGGKVPVPHLAPYCASKFALVGLSESYRAELLQYGIQVTTVCPGLMRTGSARHAIVKGQHKKEYAAFIIADSLPMLSMDADRAGREIWNACRRGDAEVILSVPAKVLSTLHGLFPGTTADVLSWVNRALPAPGGPLGDERRWGYESESEASRSWLTGLTRKAEKQNNER
- a CDS encoding prolipoprotein diacylglyceryl transferase: MSYPVHLTLGPLIIPIHLLLEVLAYSVGYRFYQHLRTRFPDPISDENRLWIFIGCATGALLGSRVLGLLEHPELLLHPPGGWLYYFTNKTIVGGLLGGLVGVELTKKRLGVTTSSGDLMVYPILLAMCIGRLGCHLSGLEDGTYGTATTLPWGFNFGDGVARHPTNLYEIGWLLLTAAGLWLAERHGPLPNGWRFRFFLAGYLLFRLLVEFLKPTTAPAGWGLTAIQWACVAGLGYYVWLFGWEKARTTFLNLLPSN
- a CDS encoding pentapeptide repeat-containing protein, producing the protein MDRTDLAVYILEKYKSGQRYFENLDIMNESLEGQNLDGITFENCSLYVSFRKANLTNAQFINGGIKTCDFREANLTGARFENVCIENAQFARAITIGTYFNNNSCYSQEVTQQHWEEWIKDYEE
- a CDS encoding LLM class flavin-dependent oxidoreductase — protein: METPLNIRLSVLDQSPVPVGRTPREALQHTLELARLTDRLGFTRFWVSEHHNTNTLAGSAPEVLLARLGAETSRIRLGSGGVMLPHYSALKVAENFRLLETLYPGRIDLGIGRAPGSDRITAHALNPHNTFSDEDFAEQLMDLRAYLRDEVVADTIHATVKAAPFADTQPELWLLSSSGQSGLFAAEAGAAFSFAHFINPNSGPKLMKLYRDRFKPSAELAAPQANVAIFVVCADTAGHAQALADNLALQMLKLETGNYSPIDAVEKVNLKNLSADLLHRLAYHHQRIICGTPDKVKADLTALAADYAVDEVVAVTITHDFDDRLHSYELLADAFALPVGVATSHTALVG